One genomic window of Paraburkholderia phytofirmans PsJN includes the following:
- a CDS encoding VTT domain-containing protein, whose translation MFSHEFIAQYGALVVFLSVLGASLGLPVAAMPTLITVGASITIATGSQQSAASHFAATLGAAALGGVLGDLAWYEGGRRFSERTLRTVCLLSSSRDTCVRKTERFFGRWGVRVLIVARFVPGLSLVAVPLCGAMAVRMRYFIACDYAGVALWASVALAIGGAFAAQVELVFAVISHLGWRALAMVASALALYCCFRLCRYLMLSKALKTARVDAAELHGLLTAEPRPVIFDIRSPERRTLDPFVIPSAVFADERKFAERVRAYDANRTFVIYCSCPGEVSAAGTAGRFGAPESH comes from the coding sequence GTGTTTTCCCATGAATTCATCGCGCAATACGGCGCGCTAGTCGTATTCCTGAGTGTGCTTGGCGCGTCACTCGGTCTACCTGTGGCCGCTATGCCCACGCTGATTACCGTAGGGGCCAGCATCACAATTGCAACCGGTAGTCAACAATCGGCAGCGTCTCATTTCGCGGCGACGTTGGGGGCTGCCGCGTTGGGCGGAGTGCTTGGCGATCTCGCCTGGTATGAGGGCGGAAGGCGATTCAGCGAACGCACGCTTCGAACGGTTTGTCTCTTATCGTCGTCGCGTGATACTTGTGTGAGAAAAACCGAGCGGTTCTTTGGTCGCTGGGGTGTGCGAGTTCTGATCGTCGCCCGTTTCGTCCCCGGCCTGTCGCTCGTTGCAGTTCCGTTGTGCGGGGCAATGGCGGTCAGGATGCGGTACTTCATCGCATGCGATTATGCCGGAGTGGCCTTGTGGGCTTCCGTCGCGCTCGCTATCGGTGGAGCTTTCGCCGCTCAGGTCGAGCTGGTTTTCGCGGTGATTTCGCATCTCGGCTGGCGGGCATTGGCTATGGTCGCAAGTGCACTCGCGCTGTATTGCTGCTTTCGCCTTTGTCGGTATCTCATGCTGTCGAAGGCGCTGAAAACGGCCCGGGTCGATGCAGCGGAGCTACACGGTTTGCTAACCGCCGAACCCCGGCCGGTCATCTTCGACATTCGTTCGCCGGAACGGCGGACGCTCGATCCGTTCGTCATTCCGAGCGCCGTATTCGCCGATGAACGCAAATTTGCGGAGAGAGTACGGGCGTACGACGCGAACCGGACATTCGTCATTTACTGCTCGTGCCCGGGAGAAGTGTCCGCCGCAGGGACGGCTGGCCGTTTCGGCGCGCCGGAATCACACTAG
- a CDS encoding alpha/beta fold hydrolase has protein sequence MTKDLGHISPDAKRRNLLIGGIAATMTTTVASAASKQSGAGMPGQTFSASHTGEIIRTRDGVSLYFKDWGAKEGPVVTLSHGWPLNSDSWENQAFFLASHGFRVITHDRRGHGRSSQPWEGNDMDHYADDLATVIETLGLRDIAVIGFSTGGGEVARYVGRHGTSRVSKIGLISAVPPLMVKTPGNPSGVPIESFDSVRAAMIANRSQLFKDIPAGPFYGFNRPGAKVSQGLIDAWWRQGMTGGFKNVYESVKAYSETDFTADLLKFDRPTLIIHGDDDQVVPVDVGARSSKKLVPHAILKIYPGAPHGLTDTHKDQLNQDILSFLQS, from the coding sequence ATGACTAAAGACTTGGGACACATTTCCCCCGACGCAAAACGCCGAAACCTGCTGATTGGCGGAATTGCCGCAACCATGACGACAACTGTGGCATCGGCTGCCAGCAAACAGTCGGGAGCCGGCATGCCCGGGCAGACGTTCTCCGCAAGCCATACCGGTGAGATTATCCGTACCCGCGACGGAGTGAGCCTGTATTTCAAGGATTGGGGCGCGAAAGAAGGTCCCGTCGTCACGCTAAGCCATGGTTGGCCGCTCAATTCGGATAGCTGGGAAAACCAGGCCTTCTTTCTGGCGTCCCACGGGTTTCGAGTCATCACACATGATCGGCGCGGGCACGGTCGCTCGAGCCAACCGTGGGAGGGCAACGACATGGACCACTACGCGGACGATCTGGCGACAGTCATCGAGACGCTTGGCCTGCGTGACATAGCCGTTATCGGATTCTCGACCGGCGGGGGCGAAGTTGCTCGTTATGTGGGCCGGCATGGTACGTCACGGGTGTCGAAGATCGGCCTGATTTCAGCCGTGCCGCCGTTGATGGTCAAAACGCCCGGTAATCCGTCGGGCGTGCCTATTGAATCGTTCGATAGCGTTCGTGCTGCAATGATCGCCAACCGCTCCCAATTGTTCAAGGATATTCCCGCAGGTCCGTTCTACGGCTTTAACCGACCGGGCGCCAAGGTATCGCAAGGTCTGATCGACGCGTGGTGGCGTCAAGGAATGACTGGTGGATTCAAGAACGTCTACGAATCGGTCAAAGCATATTCCGAAACAGACTTCACCGCGGATCTGCTGAAGTTCGACAGACCGACACTAATCATTCACGGCGACGACGACCAGGTAGTTCCGGTCGATGTTGGGGCGCGTTCGAGCAAGAAACTCGTCCCTCACGCGATCCTGAAGATTTATCCGGGCGCGCCGCACGGATTGACCGATACCCACAAGGATCAGCTCAATCAGGACATTTTGTCTTTCCTGCAAAGCTAG
- a CDS encoding mechanosensitive ion channel domain-containing protein — MSDSLVFGYAVVVIDVALWRFKVPKKDASRLLLRLTIFAVFTASIFAAGFSPFRQTTRLEASLLHEAAQALKIFWWLTGARLLTLALDTFLLPHTWREQRLFQDVFGAVVFLAAAVAATGFVLEIPVRGLIATSGTLAVILGLAIQSTLHDVFAGIVLNSTEPYRVGDWISIDGAEGKVIEMNWRATHLLNSHGNVTIIPNAAAARANITNTNRPHALHGVTVSLEISPDERPATVIAALECALAAARSILPAPAPFVQTRKATVDSIQYEATAFVDDTAKKTPLTNELYDLCYRHLTAAGVDLRPRGVPSVTAIVDKAEERLLRRIELFTTIGDEELKMLSSCMVRHEYDAGQVIFTPEVVPDSLAIVDSGVLSVLTEQSIGAVEVVRLGPGDTMGETGLLVGLPVQVKIVTLTRSVIYRLSKDAVTPLLRDSQEVTHRMCRLLSQRQDMLHKMAMKNTDHADDEHASFHWFLEKIHRLHALKF, encoded by the coding sequence GTGAGCGATTCCTTGGTGTTCGGTTATGCTGTCGTCGTGATCGACGTGGCACTGTGGCGTTTCAAAGTGCCGAAGAAGGACGCTTCGCGTTTGTTGCTTCGGCTCACGATCTTTGCCGTCTTCACGGCGAGCATTTTTGCCGCGGGCTTCAGCCCCTTCAGACAGACTACGCGGCTTGAAGCGTCGCTGCTTCACGAAGCGGCGCAGGCCCTGAAGATATTCTGGTGGCTGACCGGTGCCCGCCTGCTCACTCTTGCTCTCGACACCTTTCTCCTGCCTCACACCTGGCGCGAGCAGAGACTGTTTCAGGACGTGTTCGGTGCCGTGGTGTTTCTTGCCGCGGCGGTAGCCGCAACGGGATTCGTTCTGGAAATACCTGTTCGCGGCCTGATCGCGACATCGGGAACGTTGGCGGTTATTCTCGGTTTAGCTATCCAAAGTACCTTGCATGATGTCTTTGCAGGAATTGTGCTGAATTCCACAGAACCGTATCGCGTGGGTGACTGGATCTCGATTGATGGCGCCGAAGGGAAGGTAATCGAGATGAATTGGAGAGCAACGCATCTGCTCAATTCGCACGGCAATGTGACCATCATTCCCAATGCTGCGGCGGCAAGGGCAAATATTACCAATACCAACCGGCCACATGCTTTGCATGGCGTTACGGTGTCTCTGGAAATCTCGCCGGACGAGCGGCCGGCAACGGTGATTGCCGCGCTCGAATGTGCGCTGGCTGCGGCCCGCTCCATCTTGCCGGCGCCGGCTCCCTTCGTGCAGACGAGAAAAGCCACCGTAGATTCCATTCAGTACGAGGCGACGGCCTTCGTAGACGACACGGCGAAAAAGACGCCATTGACAAATGAACTGTACGACCTCTGCTATCGACACTTGACCGCAGCAGGGGTCGATCTCCGGCCACGAGGTGTGCCATCTGTCACGGCCATCGTGGATAAAGCAGAGGAGCGCTTGCTTAGACGCATCGAATTATTCACCACCATCGGCGACGAGGAGTTGAAGATGCTTTCCAGTTGCATGGTGCGGCATGAATATGACGCGGGGCAGGTGATTTTTACCCCGGAAGTGGTGCCCGACAGTCTTGCAATCGTCGACTCCGGCGTGCTCAGCGTTTTAACGGAACAATCTATCGGTGCCGTCGAGGTGGTGCGTCTCGGGCCGGGCGATACGATGGGCGAGACCGGACTACTTGTGGGTTTGCCAGTTCAGGTAAAGATCGTGACGCTCACGAGGAGTGTCATTTACAGATTGAGCAAAGATGCTGTGACGCCGCTATTGAGGGATAGCCAGGAAGTGACTCATCGAATGTGCCGGCTGCTTTCCCAGCGGCAAGACATGTTGCACAAGATGGCGATGAAGAACACCGATCATGCAGACGACGAGCACGCCAGCTTCCACTGGTTTCTGGAGAAGATTCATCGGTTGCATGCGTTGAAGTTTTGA
- a CDS encoding NAD(P)/FAD-dependent oxidoreductase, with product MSQKILIVGAGFAGVWGALGAARVLDRAGATARDIDITLISPKPELQIRPRMYESEPHLMFAPLLPLLGAVGVNYVEGSVDEIAVRDKTVRMTAASGETRTLSYDRLLLTSGSELSRPSIPGLTEYAFSVDCMEDASALEEHLEELAKLQDSSARNTVAVVGCGFTGIEIATELPKRMRAIFGPDAAIKVIVVGSQADIGPDLGPNPRPFVAEAFGSLGIEAVLGSSVVSVDASGVRTASGAHIEAHTVVWAGGMRASTLAAQVSSRLDPLGRVEVAPDLRVEEAPGVFVAGDVARVRSDDEGHYALMSCQHAMVMGKFGGHNVAADLLGASTLAYSQPFYATCLDLGEWGAIYSEGWDRQIKLTHAEGKARKQMINTQWIYPPAPNHADALAAGDPLASFG from the coding sequence ATGTCGCAGAAGATCTTGATTGTGGGTGCCGGCTTTGCCGGAGTGTGGGGTGCCCTCGGGGCGGCTCGCGTGCTCGACCGCGCCGGCGCAACGGCTCGCGACATCGACATTACGCTTATCTCGCCGAAACCCGAGTTGCAAATCCGGCCACGGATGTACGAAAGCGAGCCGCATCTGATGTTCGCACCGCTTTTGCCTCTGCTTGGCGCTGTCGGCGTGAACTACGTCGAGGGGAGTGTCGACGAAATCGCTGTCCGCGACAAGACCGTGCGTATGACGGCCGCGAGCGGCGAGACCCGCACGCTCAGTTACGACCGGTTGCTGCTCACGAGCGGCAGCGAGCTAAGCCGCCCGTCGATTCCAGGGCTCACCGAGTATGCATTCTCGGTCGATTGCATGGAGGACGCATCGGCACTTGAAGAGCATCTGGAGGAACTCGCGAAGCTTCAGGATTCAAGCGCTCGAAATACCGTTGCCGTGGTGGGATGCGGCTTTACCGGCATTGAGATCGCAACCGAATTGCCTAAACGGATGCGCGCGATATTCGGCCCCGATGCGGCGATCAAAGTGATCGTCGTAGGTTCGCAGGCCGATATTGGTCCCGATCTCGGGCCTAACCCGCGGCCTTTCGTCGCCGAGGCATTCGGTTCGCTGGGCATCGAAGCGGTATTGGGCTCCAGTGTCGTTTCGGTCGACGCAAGTGGCGTCCGAACCGCCTCGGGTGCGCATATCGAAGCGCACACGGTGGTATGGGCGGGTGGGATGCGAGCGAGTACGCTTGCTGCACAGGTTTCGTCGCGCCTCGACCCGCTTGGCCGTGTCGAAGTCGCGCCTGATCTGCGCGTGGAAGAGGCGCCCGGCGTGTTCGTGGCAGGCGATGTGGCACGAGTGCGTAGCGACGATGAAGGGCACTACGCGTTGATGTCTTGTCAGCACGCAATGGTGATGGGCAAGTTCGGTGGCCACAATGTGGCGGCCGATCTGCTCGGCGCATCGACGCTTGCATATAGCCAGCCTTTTTACGCCACTTGTCTGGACCTCGGCGAGTGGGGAGCGATCTATTCAGAAGGCTGGGACCGCCAGATCAAGCTGACGCATGCGGAAGGAAAAGCGCGCAAGCAGATGATCAATACGCAATGGATCTATCCGCCGGCGCCGAACCACGCCGATGCACTAGCGGCGGGCGACCCGCTGGCGTCTTTCGGCTAG
- a CDS encoding ATP-binding protein has protein sequence MNAKEDFLRFAVMVNTNRHEYGEAVSFGPFTLFPTERRLERSGSVVQLGSRALDILIALIQHAGQVVDRRKLMSRAWRNIVVDESNLRVNIAGLRKALGDGEDGVRYVKNVPGIGYCFVGQLTRERIATESSSHFSEPFPRVHSGGFAPGAARPQGRDEVLRTLASDLRRHRLISIVGPGGIGKTTVAIALAKRLSGEFPSEIHVADLSEVAHGDTVALTLARLLGLGDLHHVPVTCIANYLSTRRALIILDTCDYVIDEVTSLTTQILAVSSATYFVLTSREALRVRYEHVCRLSALEVPPGSEVISIEHAHAYPAVQVFIQRALEGGARFPQTRKSYATISGICRELEGVALAIELAAARVATFGLAGTMMLLGTRSRLRWQGCRNAPARHRNLAASIGWSYALLSEQEKSAFRQLSSFEQPATLDAILAATTNGTGDLSNAIDIVEGLVAKHMLHIQPGPDDLPRYRLPASERIYAREQLSQAALDKRSIVQLNGGQRICI, from the coding sequence ATGAATGCTAAGGAAGATTTTTTACGTTTCGCCGTGATGGTAAACACCAACCGGCACGAGTACGGCGAGGCCGTATCGTTTGGTCCGTTCACACTTTTCCCGACAGAGAGGCGTCTCGAACGGTCAGGTTCAGTCGTGCAACTAGGCAGCCGCGCGCTGGATATTCTTATTGCGCTTATCCAGCACGCCGGACAGGTCGTGGATCGGCGCAAGTTGATGTCGCGTGCGTGGAGGAATATCGTCGTGGACGAAAGCAACTTGCGCGTCAACATTGCTGGATTGCGCAAAGCACTGGGTGACGGCGAAGACGGTGTGCGTTACGTGAAAAACGTCCCGGGTATCGGCTACTGTTTTGTTGGACAACTTACCCGTGAACGCATCGCTACCGAATCCAGTTCCCATTTTTCTGAACCGTTTCCCCGAGTACATTCCGGCGGCTTTGCACCGGGAGCGGCCCGCCCACAAGGTCGTGACGAGGTCTTGCGGACGCTTGCGTCCGACTTGCGCAGACATCGGCTCATATCTATTGTAGGACCCGGAGGCATCGGCAAGACAACAGTAGCGATTGCCCTCGCGAAGAGACTGTCCGGAGAGTTTCCTTCGGAGATTCACGTCGCCGACTTGAGCGAAGTTGCTCATGGCGATACGGTAGCGCTCACACTGGCCCGTCTGCTTGGGTTGGGCGATCTTCACCACGTACCCGTCACATGTATCGCCAATTATCTTTCCACCAGGCGGGCGCTGATCATTCTGGATACCTGCGATTACGTCATCGACGAGGTGACGTCGCTCACAACGCAAATCCTCGCGGTCTCATCCGCGACCTATTTTGTTTTGACAAGTCGCGAGGCGCTACGTGTCAGATACGAACACGTCTGCCGCCTGTCTGCGCTCGAAGTCCCTCCGGGATCCGAGGTGATCTCGATCGAACACGCGCATGCTTATCCAGCCGTGCAGGTGTTTATTCAACGCGCCCTGGAAGGGGGCGCCAGATTCCCGCAGACCAGAAAGAGCTATGCGACTATTTCGGGGATTTGCCGGGAACTCGAAGGAGTCGCGCTCGCGATCGAACTTGCTGCGGCGCGCGTCGCGACGTTTGGACTGGCGGGCACCATGATGCTGCTCGGAACCCGCTCACGTCTTCGATGGCAGGGATGCCGCAATGCCCCTGCGAGGCATCGGAATCTCGCCGCGTCTATTGGATGGAGTTACGCGCTGCTGTCGGAGCAGGAGAAGTCTGCTTTCCGCCAGTTGTCGTCGTTTGAACAGCCCGCAACGCTCGACGCCATCCTCGCGGCGACGACAAATGGGACAGGCGATCTTTCGAATGCGATAGACATAGTAGAAGGTTTGGTTGCAAAGCACATGCTGCACATCCAGCCCGGACCGGACGACTTGCCTCGCTATCGGCTCCCGGCTTCGGAAAGGATCTATGCGCGAGAACAACTCAGTCAAGCTGCGCTCGATAAGCGGAGCATCGTCCAACTGAACGGCGGGCAAAGGATTTGCATCTGA
- a CDS encoding LysR family transcriptional regulator: MPVENLSGLSAFVRAVEAGSFTGAARLLGTTPSAVSRSVGRLERRLGIRLFRRSTRVTVLTIEGQTYYERVAPLIRGIEEAGNALTAPLDAVGKLRISVPAALARILLDPLTKHLMARHPGLLFEVNVSDHHVDVIREGFDLVIRAGEVIDSALHARKLGQLPLVLAAAPDYLSRHGVPKSISDLSMHRHVRYRLAGRVVPVMFADGVSVQPEGAFDADSGEAMRIAALNGLGIAQILKAMIQEDVDAGRLCIVLPDLALRPVPLHVMHGFGRSMPPRMKIFIEFAAKQFAQFMK, from the coding sequence ATGCCTGTTGAGAACCTGAGTGGGTTATCTGCCTTTGTTCGAGCGGTCGAGGCCGGTTCGTTCACCGGAGCGGCACGCTTGCTTGGCACGACGCCGTCCGCTGTGTCGAGAAGCGTTGGAAGATTGGAACGGCGTCTCGGTATCAGGCTTTTTCGCCGCTCGACAAGGGTGACCGTCCTGACGATCGAGGGGCAAACTTACTACGAGCGCGTCGCGCCGCTCATACGTGGCATTGAGGAGGCAGGCAATGCGTTGACTGCGCCACTGGACGCGGTCGGCAAACTGCGTATCAGCGTACCGGCTGCGTTAGCGCGCATTCTGCTCGACCCGCTCACCAAGCACTTGATGGCGCGTCATCCGGGGCTGCTGTTCGAGGTGAACGTGAGCGACCATCATGTCGACGTCATCCGGGAGGGTTTCGATCTCGTCATTAGAGCGGGAGAGGTCATCGACAGCGCTTTGCATGCGCGGAAATTGGGCCAATTGCCGCTAGTGCTCGCGGCCGCCCCCGACTATTTGAGCCGCCACGGCGTGCCGAAATCGATATCCGATTTAAGTATGCATCGCCATGTTCGTTACAGACTTGCTGGACGCGTGGTGCCCGTCATGTTTGCTGACGGTGTCAGCGTGCAACCAGAAGGAGCATTCGACGCCGACAGTGGCGAGGCCATGAGAATCGCGGCATTGAATGGACTGGGTATCGCACAGATTCTGAAAGCAATGATTCAGGAAGATGTCGACGCAGGACGTTTGTGTATCGTCCTGCCGGATTTGGCACTGAGACCCGTTCCGCTTCATGTCATGCACGGATTTGGAAGGAGTATGCCACCGCGAATGAAGATATTCATCGAATTTGCGGCGAAGCAATTCGCGCAGTTTATGAAATGA
- a CDS encoding SDR family NAD(P)-dependent oxidoreductase, producing MNRLANKVAVITGGNSGIGFAMARVFVAEGAHVLIVGRRLAAVNAAVAELGDRATGLTGDLADPATHDRVASLVEERFGGLDIYVANAGVNTIARSHLVSLEEYDAQVATNTRSVFFGVQKVASQLRNGGAILLTSSIASSKVFEGHAAYAGSKAAIEAFARSWALEFKERGIRVNVISPGPVDTPILSKLGIAVADRPAFEAAVAEKIPLGRLGRAEELAQAALFLVSDESSFVTGVNLHVDGGMSLA from the coding sequence ATGAACAGACTCGCAAATAAAGTGGCCGTCATCACTGGCGGCAATAGCGGCATTGGCTTCGCGATGGCAAGGGTGTTTGTGGCCGAGGGTGCGCATGTGCTGATCGTCGGACGGCGTCTGGCCGCGGTGAATGCCGCGGTGGCCGAGCTCGGGGATCGGGCAACTGGCCTGACCGGTGACCTCGCCGATCCCGCAACGCATGACCGCGTTGCGTCATTAGTTGAAGAACGGTTCGGCGGCCTGGACATTTACGTCGCCAACGCTGGCGTAAACACGATCGCCCGCTCACATCTGGTCAGTCTCGAAGAGTACGACGCACAGGTCGCCACGAACACGCGATCGGTTTTCTTCGGCGTTCAGAAAGTCGCATCTCAACTTCGCAATGGAGGCGCCATTCTGTTGACAAGTTCGATCGCGAGTTCGAAAGTATTCGAAGGCCACGCGGCGTATGCAGGCAGTAAAGCCGCAATCGAAGCCTTCGCCCGCAGTTGGGCGCTCGAATTCAAAGAGCGCGGTATCAGGGTCAACGTGATCAGCCCAGGCCCTGTCGACACCCCCATTCTTTCGAAGCTGGGTATCGCCGTCGCTGATCGCCCGGCATTCGAAGCCGCCGTTGCAGAGAAGATTCCGCTGGGCCGCCTGGGCCGCGCGGAAGAGTTGGCGCAAGCCGCGCTTTTTCTCGTTAGCGACGAAAGCAGCTTCGTTACCGGTGTAAATCTGCACGTCGATGGTGGAATGTCGTTGGCTTGA